One genomic region from Streptomyces sp. NBC_01431 encodes:
- a CDS encoding ABC transporter ATP-binding protein, which produces MLTSSGFAAATTELSKVYGSGDARVVALDRVSIAFREGEFTAIMGPSGCGKSTLMHCAAGLDSFTSGSVRIGTTELSTLNDRQLTQLRRDRIGFIFQAFNLLPTLTALENITLPLTISGRRPDQQWLERVVSMVGLSQRLGHRPGQLSGGQQQRVAVARALVSRPAIVFGDEPTGNLDSRAGAEVLGFLRDSVRELGQTVVVVTHDPVAAAHADRVVFLADGCLVDEMVRPTADRVLDRMKEFGAGPRTS; this is translated from the coding sequence CTGCTCACGTCGAGCGGGTTCGCGGCCGCGACCACCGAACTGTCGAAGGTCTACGGCAGCGGCGACGCCCGTGTCGTCGCCCTGGACCGGGTCAGCATCGCCTTCCGGGAGGGCGAGTTCACCGCGATCATGGGTCCCTCCGGCTGCGGCAAATCGACCCTGATGCACTGCGCCGCCGGGCTCGACTCGTTCACGTCCGGCTCCGTCCGCATCGGCACCACCGAGCTGAGCACGCTCAACGACCGGCAGCTCACCCAGCTGCGCCGGGACCGGATCGGCTTCATCTTCCAGGCGTTCAACCTGCTGCCGACGCTGACCGCGCTGGAGAACATCACGCTGCCGCTGACCATCTCCGGGCGCCGGCCCGACCAGCAGTGGCTGGAGCGCGTGGTGTCCATGGTCGGTCTGTCCCAGCGTCTGGGGCACCGGCCGGGGCAGCTCTCCGGCGGGCAGCAGCAGCGCGTCGCGGTGGCCCGCGCCCTGGTCTCTCGGCCCGCGATCGTCTTCGGCGACGAGCCCACCGGCAACCTCGACTCCCGCGCCGGGGCCGAAGTCCTCGGCTTCCTGCGGGACTCGGTGCGCGAGCTCGGCCAGACGGTGGTCGTGGTGACCCACGACCCGGTCGCCGCCGCCCATGCCGACCGCGTGGTGTTCCTCGCCGACGGGTGCCTGGTCGACGAGATGGTGCGCCCCACCGCTGACCGGGTCCTGGACCGCATGAAGGAATTCGGCGCCGGCCCGCGCACCAGCTGA
- a CDS encoding FtsX-like permease family protein gives MLRTALRNLLAHKARLAMTVLAVCLGVAFVCGTLVFADSSAAAYRAAASKSFADIAVTVTPKDPPPGTAANQRSGGLDDALARKLATVPGVAAVRPSVDGSAVLNAADGAPLRAGKAWANPAAAYVPGADGKDSRYPLVKGRAPASGDETAVDTGTAAAGRFVLGDTITLATDGPVMTKRLVGIVSTKDSRVTAGGTLALFDKATAQHLFSTPGHYTGIDLSAAPGVDAFELSRRVGDLLPADRAEAITGSAQAGQQAILVDTLTRGYTKLPMVFAGVSLFIGSFLVVNTFTMVVTRRTREIALLRAIGADRRQVVRSVLVEAFLLGLVASAAGFLLGLGIAAALPDVLSTGADTLPRGPLVVGPRAVVAALVVGVGVTVLAAWLPSRRAAKVAPIEALHSAEQPPSAARSWVRAAVGTALLVLGAGLLISLSGAKDASEANLRSAMLGCAVLVVAVIVLAPLLAAPLIRAAGRLTTRFGVTGLLARENALRDPRRTAATAVTLMITTALVAGLAVIGDSTGQALDRQAAAGLGADYVISTPTSTTGIDPAAARRVAATAGVRGAVEVADSTLFTGGHVRQISGVDPHSVDGALKLDFVSGSLADLGPGRIAVSSTTAREQGVSTGGTINAGLGRGQDPKPYTIVGVYQDNPIAHDALGTRGEVQQNSYKPGSVQRILVRTDGGAVSKSTEDRLRTAVGNNPLLKVQDRKELVREAAGAMGNLLTLMYGLLAIGVLISSLGIVNTLAMSVAERTREIGVLRAIGMDRAGVRRMIRLEAVTVAAFGTLLGLAVGLFGAWAVGALANGAMSQYSLALPWGTLLLVCLLSLTIGALAAALPARRAAALGPLEAVART, from the coding sequence ATGCTGAGAACAGCCCTGCGCAATCTCCTGGCGCACAAAGCCCGTCTGGCCATGACCGTCCTCGCGGTCTGTCTGGGGGTCGCGTTCGTCTGCGGCACCCTCGTCTTCGCCGATTCCTCCGCCGCGGCCTACCGCGCCGCCGCGTCGAAGAGCTTCGCGGACATCGCGGTCACCGTGACCCCGAAGGACCCCCCGCCGGGGACAGCCGCCAACCAGCGCTCGGGCGGGCTCGACGACGCGCTCGCCCGCAAGCTCGCCACGGTCCCCGGGGTCGCCGCCGTACGCCCGTCGGTGGACGGCTCGGCCGTCCTGAACGCGGCGGACGGCGCTCCGCTGCGGGCCGGCAAGGCCTGGGCGAATCCGGCCGCCGCCTACGTGCCGGGCGCCGACGGCAAGGACAGCCGCTATCCGCTGGTCAAGGGCCGCGCCCCGGCGAGCGGCGACGAGACCGCGGTGGACACGGGCACCGCGGCCGCCGGCCGGTTCGTTCTCGGCGACACGATCACGCTGGCCACCGACGGCCCGGTCATGACCAAGCGGCTGGTCGGCATCGTCAGTACCAAGGACAGCCGGGTGACCGCCGGCGGCACCCTCGCCCTGTTCGACAAGGCGACCGCCCAGCACCTGTTCTCAACACCGGGCCACTACACCGGGATCGACCTGTCCGCCGCGCCCGGCGTCGACGCGTTCGAACTCTCCCGCCGGGTCGGCGACCTGCTCCCGGCCGACCGGGCCGAGGCCATCACCGGCAGCGCCCAGGCCGGCCAGCAGGCCATCCTCGTGGACACCCTGACGCGCGGGTACACGAAGCTCCCGATGGTCTTCGCCGGAGTCTCGCTGTTCATCGGCTCATTCCTCGTCGTCAACACGTTCACCATGGTGGTGACGCGGCGCACCCGGGAGATCGCGCTGCTGCGGGCGATCGGCGCCGACCGCCGCCAAGTCGTGCGCTCCGTCCTCGTGGAGGCCTTCCTGCTCGGCCTGGTCGCGTCAGCGGCCGGTTTCCTGCTCGGCCTCGGCATCGCCGCGGCGCTGCCCGACGTACTGAGCACCGGTGCGGACACCCTGCCGCGCGGGCCTCTGGTGGTCGGCCCGCGCGCCGTCGTGGCAGCGCTCGTCGTGGGCGTCGGCGTCACCGTGCTCGCCGCCTGGCTGCCGTCCCGCCGGGCGGCGAAGGTCGCGCCCATCGAGGCGCTGCACTCGGCCGAACAGCCTCCCTCCGCCGCCCGGTCCTGGGTCCGCGCCGCGGTGGGGACGGCCCTGCTCGTCCTCGGCGCCGGCCTGTTGATCTCGCTCTCGGGGGCGAAGGACGCCTCGGAGGCGAATCTGCGGAGCGCGATGCTCGGCTGCGCCGTCCTCGTCGTCGCCGTGATCGTCCTCGCGCCCCTGCTCGCCGCTCCCTTGATCCGGGCGGCCGGACGTCTGACCACGCGCTTCGGGGTCACCGGCCTTCTCGCGCGCGAGAACGCGCTGCGCGACCCGCGGCGCACCGCGGCCACCGCCGTCACCCTGATGATCACTACCGCCCTCGTCGCCGGGCTCGCCGTCATCGGCGACTCCACCGGCCAGGCCCTCGACCGCCAGGCCGCGGCCGGCCTCGGCGCCGACTACGTGATCAGCACCCCCACCTCCACGACCGGCATCGACCCGGCGGCCGCGCGGCGCGTGGCCGCTACCGCCGGGGTGCGCGGCGCGGTCGAAGTCGCGGACTCCACCCTGTTCACCGGCGGCCATGTCCGGCAGATCTCCGGAGTGGACCCGCATTCCGTGGACGGCGCCCTGAAGCTCGACTTCGTCAGCGGTTCCCTGGCGGACCTCGGGCCGGGCCGGATCGCGGTCTCAAGCACCACCGCGCGGGAGCAGGGCGTCAGCACGGGCGGCACGATCAACGCGGGCCTCGGCCGCGGCCAGGACCCCAAGCCGTACACCATCGTGGGCGTCTACCAGGACAACCCGATCGCCCACGACGCGCTGGGCACCCGCGGCGAGGTGCAGCAGAACAGCTACAAGCCCGGTTCCGTACAACGCATCCTCGTGCGGACCGACGGCGGCGCCGTCTCGAAGAGCACCGAGGACCGGCTGCGCACCGCCGTGGGGAACAACCCACTGCTGAAGGTGCAGGACCGCAAGGAGCTCGTCCGTGAGGCCGCCGGCGCCATGGGCAACCTGCTCACGCTGATGTACGGGCTGCTCGCCATCGGCGTCCTGATCTCCTCGCTCGGCATCGTGAACACCCTGGCCATGTCGGTCGCGGAACGCACCCGCGAGATCGGCGTCCTGCGCGCCATCGGCATGGACCGGGCGGGCGTGCGCCGGATGATCCGCCTGGAAGCGGTGACGGTCGCCGCGTTCGGCACCCTCCTCGGCCTGGCGGTGGGACTGTTCGGCGCCTGGGCGGTCGGAGCGCTGGCCAACGGGGCGATGTCCCAGTACTCCCTGGCGCTGCCCTGGGGGACGCTGCTCCTGGTGTGTCTGCTGTCCCTCACCATCGGCGCGCTCGCGGCGGCCCTCCCGGCCCGGCGGGCCGCCGCCCTGGGCCCGCTGGAGGCCGTCGCGCGGACGTGA
- a CDS encoding alpha/beta hydrolase: protein MPRSHAHSLPYAAQQTAAPQLLDVHRSLAGAGPAPVVLLWHGTGPDERFVLAPLAHEVASHGVTVFVPDWRPDAPDGGRAHLTASLRYVQENAGAFGGDPRRVVVAGWSAGAGAAIGTALRPDLVGTPPPRAVVGIAGLYGRPARSTGSVPLEDLAAGPATGVPVILVHGARDTVVDRCHSRDFLAALGEHQWPASLHETEGDHAGVIMTEYDPVAGHCAPTTSAEALRAGRETARLIAGAALG, encoded by the coding sequence ATGCCCCGCAGCCACGCCCATAGCCTCCCCTACGCCGCGCAGCAAACAGCCGCGCCCCAACTCCTCGACGTACACAGGTCCCTGGCGGGTGCCGGGCCGGCGCCGGTCGTGCTGCTGTGGCACGGCACCGGCCCCGACGAGCGGTTCGTCCTCGCGCCACTTGCACACGAGGTGGCCTCGCACGGAGTGACCGTGTTCGTTCCCGACTGGCGCCCCGACGCCCCCGACGGCGGCCGCGCGCACCTCACCGCCTCACTGCGTTACGTACAGGAGAACGCGGGTGCCTTCGGCGGCGACCCGCGTCGCGTCGTCGTCGCGGGCTGGTCGGCCGGGGCGGGTGCGGCGATCGGCACGGCGCTGCGGCCGGACCTCGTGGGCACCCCGCCACCCCGGGCGGTCGTCGGCATCGCGGGACTGTACGGGCGCCCGGCCCGCAGCACGGGTTCCGTCCCGCTGGAGGACCTGGCCGCGGGACCGGCGACCGGGGTGCCGGTCATCCTGGTGCACGGCGCGCGGGACACGGTGGTGGACCGCTGCCACTCCCGCGACTTCCTGGCCGCTCTCGGCGAGCACCAGTGGCCGGCGAGCCTGCACGAGACTGAGGGCGATCACGCGGGCGTCATCATGACCGAGTACGACCCGGTGGCGGGCCACTGCGCGCCCACCACCAGCGCGGAGGCCCTGCGGGCCGGCCGGGAGACGGCCCGCCTGATCGCGGGCGCGGCCCTCGGCTGA
- a CDS encoding VOC family protein has translation MTPSPNDAETGAAAHATRASSAEAFGAPCWVSLMARDLDSALDFYGSVMGWTFRPGSLGEEFRIALADGVPVAGIGALAPALQVAVAWTPYFAVADADETAARIRERGATVAVGPVALHTGRGALAADRDGAVFGIWQGSLITNWESWLNTSPAWTRLHTRNAFEAAIFYGEVLDWACERPGCCDVQYEHEEVVLRHRGHVVARLTSGAVEAAPDPSLRPHWHTHFAVKDPEDQADRAQAYGATILASGASPTGSWVRLSDPDGATFTLNDHAA, from the coding sequence GTGACACCGTCACCGAACGACGCAGAGACCGGGGCGGCCGCCCACGCCACGCGCGCTTCGAGCGCGGAGGCCTTCGGCGCGCCCTGCTGGGTGAGCCTGATGGCCCGGGACCTCGATTCGGCGCTCGACTTCTACGGCTCGGTGATGGGCTGGACGTTCCGGCCCGGGTCCCTGGGCGAGGAGTTCCGCATCGCCTTGGCGGACGGGGTCCCCGTCGCCGGAATCGGAGCGCTCGCCCCCGCGCTGCAAGTGGCCGTCGCCTGGACTCCGTACTTCGCGGTCGCGGACGCGGACGAGACGGCCGCCCGCATCCGTGAGCGCGGTGCCACCGTGGCGGTCGGGCCGGTGGCGTTGCACACCGGGCGCGGCGCGCTCGCCGCCGACCGCGACGGTGCCGTCTTCGGCATCTGGCAGGGCTCGCTCATCACCAACTGGGAGTCCTGGCTGAACACCTCCCCCGCCTGGACCCGGCTGCACACCCGCAACGCCTTCGAAGCCGCGATCTTCTACGGCGAGGTCCTGGACTGGGCCTGCGAGCGGCCGGGCTGCTGCGACGTCCAGTACGAGCACGAGGAAGTGGTCCTGCGCCACCGTGGCCACGTCGTCGCGCGCCTGACCTCCGGCGCGGTCGAGGCCGCCCCCGATCCGTCCCTGCGACCGCACTGGCACACCCACTTCGCCGTCAAGGACCCCGAGGACCAGGCCGACCGGGCCCAGGCGTACGGCGCGACGATCCTGGCCTCCGGCGCCTCCCCCACGGGTTCCTGGGTCCGCCTGAGCGACCCCGACGGCGCGACGTTCACCCTGAACGACCACGCGGCCTGA
- a CDS encoding class I SAM-dependent methyltransferase has protein sequence MSVTNRYREAWEGFWREAPNEPGAVFWDSEPALTAARHLAHFAPRIDRPELPMVDLGCGNGTQTRYLAERYPKMTTGLDLSPTAVAYARHQDPECQAEFAELDATDLRAVEELHTRLGDANVYVRGVLHQCEAADRRSVADAIAVLTGAEGRAFVVELAEAAKPVLMGLAAGPAGPPPKLRPVFAHGIVPGEVTDDAVVAMFKSAGLAIFAEGELPLITTEFTGTGRRIELPSRWLVVGRAQSG, from the coding sequence ATGAGCGTGACGAATAGGTACAGGGAGGCCTGGGAGGGCTTCTGGCGCGAGGCGCCGAACGAGCCGGGCGCGGTCTTCTGGGACTCGGAACCGGCCCTGACCGCCGCCCGCCACCTGGCCCATTTCGCGCCCCGAATCGACCGTCCCGAGCTGCCCATGGTCGACCTCGGCTGCGGCAACGGCACCCAGACCCGTTACCTCGCCGAGCGCTATCCGAAGATGACCACCGGCCTCGACCTGTCGCCCACCGCCGTCGCCTACGCCCGCCACCAGGACCCCGAGTGTCAGGCCGAGTTCGCCGAGCTCGACGCCACCGATCTCCGGGCCGTCGAGGAACTGCACACCCGGCTCGGCGACGCCAACGTGTACGTACGCGGTGTCCTGCACCAGTGCGAAGCCGCCGACCGCCGGTCCGTGGCGGACGCCATCGCGGTGTTGACCGGCGCCGAGGGCCGGGCGTTCGTGGTGGAGCTCGCCGAAGCCGCGAAGCCGGTCCTCATGGGGCTCGCCGCGGGCCCGGCGGGCCCGCCGCCGAAACTCCGCCCGGTCTTCGCGCACGGCATCGTGCCCGGCGAGGTCACAGACGACGCAGTGGTGGCCATGTTCAAAAGCGCCGGGCTCGCCATCTTCGCCGAAGGTGAACTCCCGTTGATCACAACGGAGTTCACCGGCACCGGCCGGCGTATCGAGCTGCCGTCCCGATGGCTGGTGGTGGGCCGGGCGCAATCCGGCTGA
- a CDS encoding SpoIIE family protein phosphatase — protein sequence MDSGTPPTPPQPFAVSGRIPLAVIVVDGDGLVSHWSSGARKLFGPAKEEAVGRPAIDLLPVSGALEQRFDDYEVFEEFGPGLDGPLTGRTAYPSAGRAALSEPGRDRADVLWWAYPLIGPGPERLLVLAADAAQLHDETGLDGGPVERIAPGFALHTDFPGADELARRLPEILPSMSVGEGSRIVAQVLELGYPVLEFSQHDRVPVTPDWGVPRRAEQRQSRRLHPLQPVSRALPPSPEFAADLEYAAVRERLEFLNEVSGRIGSSLDLSRTIQEVSAAVVPRFTDVAGTYLREQVIAGEGFPDGPPDERTLWHRVALEHVEEPGRWDDVVPVGESMPFPAHTPFFQCMTSGEPVLVPRISEQMGTAIASQFEKRDIRPLINGRSMLVVPLKARNVVLGFMILLRHAERAEFNDMDRVTGAELAARAGLVLDNARMYTYQESVAETLQDSMLPQVTPRMTGCDTATRYLPGTLLGRVGGDWFDSIKLPGSRTALVVGDVMGHGLNSAAMMGQLRTAVQTMAALDLPPDQLLRNLDDLAQRLGEHYLATCLYAVYDPIRGELLMANAGHVPPVIVRSADGRSELLELPTGAPIGVGGVPFETARIQVAPGDRLVMCTDGLVEVRGEDIGVGLATLCEYAAHPAASMDDACDAIIRALNTRGGRKDDVALLMARLNGISRDDVAEWRLATDPREVGRARRLVRRQLALWGLSELTETVELLVSEVVTNGIRHANGRRVELRLVRAEALLCEVADEGHTLPTLLSAGPRDEAGRGLRVVSALAGEWGASRTGDGKTVWFDVALPRTTRRPR from the coding sequence ATGGACAGTGGCACTCCGCCGACACCGCCGCAGCCGTTCGCCGTGTCCGGGCGGATTCCGCTTGCCGTGATCGTCGTGGACGGCGACGGCCTGGTGTCGCACTGGTCATCCGGTGCGCGCAAGCTGTTCGGCCCCGCCAAAGAAGAGGCTGTCGGCAGGCCCGCCATCGATCTGCTCCCGGTCTCCGGGGCGCTGGAGCAGAGGTTCGACGACTACGAGGTGTTCGAGGAGTTCGGCCCCGGCCTCGACGGTCCCCTCACCGGCCGCACCGCCTACCCGAGTGCGGGCCGCGCGGCGCTGTCCGAGCCCGGTCGAGACCGCGCCGACGTGCTGTGGTGGGCGTACCCGCTGATCGGCCCCGGGCCCGAGCGCCTCCTGGTGCTCGCCGCAGACGCCGCGCAACTCCACGACGAGACCGGACTCGACGGCGGCCCCGTGGAGCGCATAGCGCCCGGCTTCGCCCTGCACACCGACTTCCCAGGAGCCGACGAACTGGCCCGGCGGCTGCCGGAGATCCTGCCCAGCATGAGCGTCGGCGAGGGCTCCCGCATCGTCGCCCAGGTCCTCGAACTGGGCTATCCCGTCCTGGAGTTCAGCCAGCACGACCGGGTGCCCGTGACGCCGGACTGGGGAGTGCCCCGGCGCGCCGAACAGCGCCAGTCGCGGCGGCTGCACCCCCTGCAACCGGTGTCGCGAGCGCTGCCGCCGTCGCCGGAATTCGCCGCGGACCTCGAATACGCGGCGGTGCGCGAGCGCCTTGAATTCCTCAACGAGGTCAGCGGACGCATCGGCTCCTCGCTCGACCTGTCCCGCACGATCCAGGAAGTCAGCGCCGCCGTCGTGCCGCGCTTCACCGATGTCGCCGGCACGTATCTGCGCGAGCAGGTCATCGCGGGCGAGGGCTTCCCCGACGGACCGCCCGACGAGCGGACCCTGTGGCATCGCGTCGCGCTCGAACACGTCGAGGAGCCGGGCCGCTGGGACGACGTGGTACCGGTCGGCGAGTCCATGCCGTTCCCCGCCCACACTCCGTTCTTCCAGTGCATGACCTCCGGCGAGCCCGTCCTGGTGCCCCGGATCAGCGAGCAGATGGGCACCGCCATCGCCTCGCAGTTCGAAAAGCGCGACATCCGCCCGCTCATCAACGGCCGTTCGATGCTGGTCGTCCCGCTCAAGGCGCGCAACGTCGTCCTCGGCTTCATGATCCTGCTGCGGCATGCCGAACGGGCCGAGTTCAACGACATGGACCGGGTGACCGGCGCCGAACTCGCCGCGCGCGCCGGGCTCGTCCTCGACAACGCCCGCATGTACACCTACCAGGAGAGCGTCGCGGAGACGCTCCAGGACTCGATGCTGCCGCAGGTCACCCCGCGCATGACGGGCTGCGACACCGCGACCCGCTATCTGCCGGGCACCCTGCTCGGCCGGGTCGGCGGCGACTGGTTCGACTCCATCAAGCTGCCCGGCTCGCGCACCGCCCTGGTGGTCGGCGACGTCATGGGCCACGGCCTCAACTCGGCCGCGATGATGGGCCAGTTGCGTACCGCCGTGCAGACCATGGCTGCGCTCGACCTGCCGCCCGACCAACTCCTGCGCAACCTTGACGACTTGGCGCAGCGCCTGGGCGAGCACTACCTCGCGACCTGCCTGTACGCCGTGTACGACCCCATCAGGGGCGAGCTGCTCATGGCCAACGCCGGCCACGTGCCGCCGGTGATCGTGCGGTCCGCCGACGGCCGCAGCGAGCTCCTCGAACTGCCCACCGGCGCCCCGATCGGCGTCGGCGGGGTGCCCTTCGAGACGGCCCGCATCCAGGTCGCGCCCGGCGACCGGCTCGTCATGTGCACGGACGGTCTGGTCGAAGTGCGCGGCGAGGACATAGGCGTGGGCCTCGCCACGCTCTGCGAGTACGCGGCGCACCCCGCCGCCTCCATGGACGACGCCTGCGACGCGATCATCCGCGCCCTCAACACCCGCGGCGGCCGCAAGGACGACGTGGCGCTGCTCATGGCCCGGCTCAACGGCATCAGCCGCGACGACGTCGCCGAGTGGCGGCTCGCCACCGATCCGCGAGAGGTGGGCCGGGCCCGCCGCCTGGTCCGCCGACAGCTCGCCCTGTGGGGCCTGTCGGAACTCACCGAGACGGTCGAGCTGCTGGTCAGCGAGGTCGTCACCAATGGCATCCGGCATGCCAACGGCCGCCGGGTGGAGCTCCGTCTGGTCCGCGCCGAGGCGCTCTTGTGCGAAGTGGCCGACGAGGGCCACACGCTGCCGACACTGCTGAGCGCGGGCCCGCGCGACGAGGCGGGCCGCGGGCTGCGGGTGGTCAGCGCGCTGGCCGGGGAGTGGGGTGCCAGCCGCACCGGCGACGGCAAGACCGTGTGGTTCGACGTGGCGCTTCCCCGTACGACGCGCAGGCCCCGCTGA